One segment of Candidatus Paceibacterota bacterium DNA contains the following:
- a CDS encoding NYN domain-containing protein, translated as MACKAAIAIDVDNLLISSAMAGQKFKGYNLKSGFENMIAWVRTFSDILCVHLYISFAQCLRNDDLFHDLWEEYKNEFVFEIIYCPKRKEEGGKKDNVDQHLIDHTKRMVSLWTPETKYFCLGSGDLDYSSLLWKLKREHEKEIAFILGSKRSFSGAYRQMDLVGKHPISNEDLIHYFLPRDN; from the coding sequence ATGGCCTGTAAAGCAGCGATTGCTATAGATGTTGACAACTTGCTTATTTCATCTGCCATGGCGGGCCAAAAATTTAAAGGTTATAACTTGAAATCTGGATTCGAAAATATGATTGCCTGGGTTAGGACATTTTCAGATATTCTGTGTGTCCACTTATATATCTCTTTTGCTCAATGCCTAAGAAACGATGATTTATTCCATGATCTTTGGGAAGAATATAAGAATGAATTTGTTTTCGAAATTATTTATTGTCCTAAAAGAAAAGAAGAAGGCGGAAAAAAAGACAATGTCGACCAGCATTTGATCGACCACACAAAAAGAATGGTTTCGCTTTGGACTCCTGAAACCAAATATTTCTGCCTCGGTTCGGGAGACCTTGATTATTCTTCTTTATTATGGAAACTGAAAAGGGAACATGAAAAAGAAATTGCCTTTATTCTTGGCAGCAAAAGATCTTTTTCAGGGGCCTACAGGCAAATGGATCTTGTGGGAAAGCACCCGATATCAAATGAGGATTTAATACATTATTTTTTACCAAGAGATAATTGA
- a CDS encoding secondary thiamine-phosphate synthase enzyme YjbQ, protein MIIKNKILPYQTKEELEFIDITEEVMAFVKESGIKNGIINVQTMHTTSAIILNENEPLLIEDIKDNLRNLASQSVKYRHDDFEVRTVNMCDDECANGHAHCKAVYLPPNVVLNIISSKLCLGQWQRLFFLELDRARQRKVNLQVIGE, encoded by the coding sequence ATGATAATTAAAAACAAAATATTACCATATCAAACGAAGGAAGAGTTGGAGTTTATTGACATTACAGAAGAAGTAATGGCTTTCGTAAAGGAAAGCGGAATTAAGAATGGGATTATAAACGTTCAGACGATGCACACAACAAGCGCTATTATTCTAAACGAAAACGAACCCCTCCTTATAGAAGACATAAAAGACAACCTCAGAAACCTTGCATCGCAAAGCGTTAAATACAGGCATGATGATTTTGAAGTAAGAACTGTCAATATGTGCGATGATGAATGCGCCAACGGACATGCTCATTGCAAGGCCGTTTATCTTCCTCCAAATGTCGTTTTAAATATCATATCTTCAAAACTTTGCCTTGGACAATGGCAAAGATTATTCTTTCTTGAACTGGACAGAGCAAGACAAAGAAAAGTTAATCTTCAGGTTATTGGAGAATAA
- a CDS encoding MBL fold metallo-hydrolase produces the protein MNIFWHTKTCVEINAVPKKDGAVNIIIDPLNKEEASRGKKMKADVFLFTKKEKRKQENEGFIIDGPGEYEIKEIFIKGIEISPSLTIYLITAEDITLCHLGLINQDELSNSQVEELGDIDVLFLPVEGEECIDAKKAAKIMGQLEPRITVPVNYKEQGIKSKTSGLKSFLDNLGIKSPESSSKLSLKKKTILEENSKVVILTS, from the coding sequence ATGAATATATTTTGGCATACTAAAACATGCGTTGAAATAAACGCGGTTCCAAAAAAAGACGGGGCGGTAAATATAATAATAGACCCCTTGAATAAAGAAGAAGCGTCCCGCGGAAAAAAAATGAAGGCAGACGTTTTTTTGTTTACAAAAAAAGAAAAAAGAAAACAAGAAAATGAAGGCTTTATTATTGACGGTCCCGGAGAATATGAAATAAAAGAAATTTTTATCAAAGGAATTGAAATCTCTCCTTCTTTAACAATTTACCTTATTACGGCAGAAGACATAACTCTTTGTCATCTCGGATTAATTAATCAGGACGAACTTTCAAATTCTCAAGTTGAAGAGTTGGGAGACATTGATGTTTTATTTTTACCGGTTGAAGGAGAAGAATGTATTGATGCAAAAAAAGCGGCAAAGATTATGGGACAGCTAGAACCAAGAATTACCGTTCCGGTAAATTACAAAGAACAGGGAATAAAATCAAAAACAAGCGGATTAAAGTCATTTTTGGATAATTTGGGGATAAAATCTCCTGAATCGTCTTCCAAACTTTCTTTAAAGAAAAAAACAATTTTGGAAGAAAATTCAAAGGTTGTTATTTTGACAAGTTAA